One Defluviimonas sp. SAOS-178_SWC DNA window includes the following coding sequences:
- a CDS encoding GlxA family transcriptional regulator produces the protein MTAAPRLRIGIVPARRFTLAALANFVDVLRLAADEGDRSRPILCSWKVIAPTLDPVESSCGLSVTPDEKLGDPQRFDYIAVVGGLISGTQQLGPEAIGFLRRAAAMKIPLVGLCTGAFILHRAGLMQGYRCCVSWFHREDFLQEFEDLIPVTDQIFVVDRDRLTSSGGASTAHLAAYLVDRHLGRAAARKSLSIMIVDEAQAAERPQPGLPIGLTARDPLVKRALLIMQQYPETPLSIARLAAQLGVGRRKLERHFADALGITPAEAGRRVRLEQARALLERGEHSITEIAAETGFCDVSHLIRVFREVEGVTPGEWARLRSG, from the coding sequence ATGACCGCCGCGCCGCGCCTTCGCATCGGTATCGTCCCCGCCCGCCGTTTCACGCTCGCGGCGCTGGCGAATTTCGTCGATGTGCTGCGGCTGGCCGCGGATGAGGGCGACCGGTCGCGTCCGATTCTCTGTTCGTGGAAGGTCATCGCCCCGACGCTCGACCCGGTGGAAAGCAGTTGCGGGCTGAGCGTGACGCCCGATGAAAAACTCGGCGACCCGCAGCGCTTCGACTATATCGCCGTCGTTGGCGGGCTGATCAGCGGGACCCAACAACTAGGCCCCGAAGCCATCGGGTTCCTGCGCCGGGCGGCGGCAATGAAGATCCCGCTGGTCGGGCTCTGCACCGGGGCCTTCATCCTTCACCGCGCCGGGCTGATGCAAGGCTACCGTTGCTGCGTCAGCTGGTTTCACCGCGAGGATTTCCTTCAGGAATTCGAGGATCTGATCCCCGTCACCGACCAGATCTTCGTCGTCGACCGCGACCGGCTGACCTCGTCCGGCGGCGCCTCGACCGCGCATCTCGCGGCCTATCTCGTCGACCGACATCTGGGCCGGGCGGCGGCCCGGAAAAGCCTGTCGATCATGATCGTGGACGAAGCGCAGGCCGCCGAACGACCGCAGCCGGGCCTGCCGATCGGGCTGACGGCGCGCGACCCCCTCGTCAAGCGCGCCTTGCTGATCATGCAGCAATATCCCGAAACGCCGCTGTCCATCGCCCGGCTCGCGGCGCAGCTTGGCGTCGGACGGAGAAAGTTAGAACGTCATTTCGCCGATGCGCTCGGCATCACGCCGGCGGAAGCCGGGCGGCGCGTGCGGCTGGAACAGGCGCGCGCGCTTCTGGAGCGGGGCGAGCATTCGATTACCGAGATCGCGGCAGAGACCGGCTTTTGCGACGTCTCGCACCTGATCCGGGTCTTTCGGGAGGTCGAGGGGGTGACGCCGGGCGAATGGGCGCGGCTGCGGTCGGGGTGA
- the moaA gene encoding GTP 3',8-cyclase MoaA — translation MTPLIDPFARPISYLRVSVTDRCDFRCTYCMAEHMQFLPKKDLLTLEELDRLCSTFIRLGVEKLRITGGEPLVRRDIMTFFKAMSRHLDTGALKELTLTTNGSQLARFAADLAACGVRRVNVSLDTLDAAKFQAITRWGRLNQVMDGIAAAKAAGLRVKINTVALKGFNEDELFPLLDWCAGEGHDLTFIEVMPMGEMGEEMRLDQYWPLKDLRARLAERFTLTDLAERTGGPARYVRIEETGQKVGFITPLTHNFCESCNRVRVTCTGELFMCLGQEDNADLRAPLRASSEDTALETAIRSAIARKPKGHDFDYSRQKVAGQMTRHMSHTGG, via the coding sequence ATGACTCCGCTGATCGACCCCTTTGCCCGTCCGATTTCCTACCTGCGCGTCTCGGTGACGGATCGCTGCGACTTCCGCTGCACCTATTGCATGGCCGAACACATGCAGTTCCTGCCGAAGAAGGACCTTCTGACGCTGGAGGAACTTGACCGGCTCTGCTCGACCTTCATCCGTCTCGGCGTCGAGAAACTCAGGATCACCGGAGGCGAACCCCTCGTCCGGCGCGACATCATGACCTTCTTCAAGGCGATGTCGCGGCATCTGGACACCGGGGCGCTGAAGGAACTGACGCTGACCACCAACGGCTCGCAGCTCGCCCGCTTCGCCGCCGATCTCGCGGCCTGCGGGGTGCGGCGCGTCAACGTCTCGCTCGACACGCTTGACGCCGCGAAGTTCCAGGCGATCACCCGCTGGGGACGGCTCAACCAGGTGATGGACGGGATTGCGGCGGCGAAGGCGGCGGGGCTTCGGGTGAAGATCAACACGGTGGCCCTGAAAGGCTTCAACGAGGATGAGCTTTTTCCGCTTCTCGACTGGTGCGCGGGCGAGGGCCACGACCTCACCTTCATCGAGGTGATGCCGATGGGCGAGATGGGCGAGGAGATGCGGCTTGACCAGTACTGGCCGCTGAAGGATCTGCGCGCGCGCCTGGCGGAGCGCTTCACCCTCACCGATCTCGCCGAACGCACCGGCGGCCCCGCCCGCTACGTGCGGATCGAGGAGACGGGCCAGAAGGTCGGCTTCATCACGCCCCTCACCCATAATTTCTGCGAAAGCTGCAACCGGGTGCGGGTGACCTGCACGGGCGAGCTGTTCATGTGCCTCGGACAGGAGGACAATGCCGACCTGCGCGCGCCCCTGCGGGCGTCGAGCGAGGACACGGCTCTGGAAACCGCGATCCGGTCAGCGATTGCCCGCAAGCCGAAGGGTCACGACTTCGACTATTCCCGCCAGAAGGTCGCCGGCCAGATGACCCGGCACATGAGCCATACGGGCGGCTGA
- a CDS encoding AMP-binding protein — MTRALLTEGRSWEALRAGFRWRIPARFNVAEACCESHARAEPGRLALIDMSGSGEVRRWTYGELKSASDRLANAFRARGLRPGETVAVLLPQGPAVLIAHFAAMKLGAVVLPLFTLFGPDALAYRLSDAKARIVVTDGESLEKLDAIRGDLPDLAEVYCIDPAAAPVRDLWEDIAAASEGLEPAVTAADDPAVLIYTSGTTGAPKGVLHAHRFLLGHLPNVELSQGFFPKPGAVGWTPADWAWIGGLMDMAMPCLYYGVPLVSRRMRKFDPDEAFRLIRDTRATNLFLPPTALKLMRGAAVPEGLVLRAVSSGGESLGAEMLDWGRSALGAPINEIYGQTECNLVVCSAEGLFPTRPGTMGRAVPGAEVAVIDAAGMPVAAGEIGEIAVKRGHPVMFLEYLGKPEATAAKFVGDWMKTGDLGTMDGGGYLTYVARDDDIISSAGYRIGPSEIENCLTGHPDVVMAACVGVPDPVRGEVVKAFVTLREGAVWDGLEAALIERVKARVSPHVAPRWVERRESLPMTATGKILRRELRWR, encoded by the coding sequence ATGACGCGTGCGCTCTTGACCGAGGGGCGGTCCTGGGAGGCGCTGCGCGCGGGGTTCCGCTGGCGCATCCCGGCGCGGTTCAACGTGGCCGAGGCCTGCTGCGAGTCTCATGCCCGGGCGGAACCCGGGCGGCTCGCGCTTATCGACATGTCCGGTTCGGGCGAGGTCCGGCGCTGGACCTATGGCGAGCTGAAATCGGCCTCCGACCGTCTGGCCAATGCGTTCCGCGCGCGGGGTCTGCGGCCGGGGGAGACGGTCGCGGTCCTTCTGCCGCAGGGGCCGGCGGTTCTCATCGCGCATTTCGCGGCGATGAAACTCGGCGCGGTGGTGCTGCCACTCTTCACGCTCTTCGGTCCCGATGCGCTGGCGTACCGGCTTTCCGACGCAAAGGCGCGGATCGTCGTGACGGACGGGGAAAGCCTCGAAAAGCTCGACGCGATCCGCGGCGATCTGCCCGACCTCGCCGAGGTCTATTGCATCGACCCGGCCGCCGCGCCGGTCCGCGATCTGTGGGAGGACATCGCGGCCGCGTCGGAGGGGCTGGAACCGGCCGTGACGGCGGCCGACGATCCGGCGGTGCTGATCTACACCTCCGGCACGACCGGGGCGCCAAAGGGCGTCCTTCATGCGCACCGCTTCCTTCTCGGGCATCTGCCGAACGTGGAACTGAGCCAAGGCTTCTTCCCGAAGCCCGGCGCCGTCGGCTGGACTCCGGCGGACTGGGCCTGGATCGGCGGGCTCATGGATATGGCGATGCCGTGTCTCTATTACGGCGTGCCGCTCGTGTCGCGCCGGATGCGGAAATTCGATCCCGACGAGGCGTTCCGGCTGATCCGCGACACCCGCGCGACGAACCTCTTCCTGCCGCCCACCGCGCTGAAGCTCATGCGCGGCGCGGCGGTGCCCGAGGGGCTCGTGCTCCGCGCGGTGTCGTCGGGTGGCGAAAGCCTCGGGGCCGAGATGCTGGACTGGGGGCGAAGCGCGCTCGGCGCGCCGATCAACGAGATCTATGGCCAGACCGAATGCAACCTCGTCGTCTGTTCGGCCGAAGGCCTCTTCCCGACGCGGCCCGGCACGATGGGACGGGCCGTGCCGGGAGCGGAGGTTGCGGTGATCGACGCGGCCGGAATGCCCGTGGCTGCCGGAGAGATCGGCGAGATCGCGGTGAAGCGCGGGCATCCGGTCATGTTCCTGGAATACCTGGGGAAACCGGAGGCGACCGCCGCGAAGTTCGTGGGCGACTGGATGAAGACCGGCGATCTCGGCACGATGGATGGTGGGGGCTATCTGACCTATGTCGCGCGGGACGATGACATCATCTCCTCCGCCGGCTACCGGATCGGCCCGTCGGAGATCGAGAACTGCCTGACCGGGCACCCGGACGTGGTCATGGCGGCCTGCGTGGGCGTACCCGACCCGGTCCGGGGCGAGGTCGTGAAGGCCTTCGTGACCTTGCGCGAGGGGGCCGTGTGGGATGGGCTGGAGGCGGCGCTGATCGAGCGGGTGAAGGCGCGGGTCAGCCCCCACGTCGCGCCGCGTTGGGTGGAGCGGCGCGAGAGCCTGCCGATGACGGCGACCGGCAAGATCCTGCGGCGGGAATTGCGCTGGCGGTGA
- a CDS encoding DNA alkylation repair protein encodes MTPEAALDEIRAKADPERAAGAVAYHKAPRVYLGVSVPEITDLAKTWRAGLDVPGRVALADTLWQTDIHEARIAAAKLLTQARIRDDEGVWALIASWVPDFDGWAIADHACDAGGRRLVADPSRLDEVEGWTTSPDMWVRRAALVITLPWTKQNHPTPQDLAIRDRVLGWAAGYADDRNWFIQKAIAWWLRDLSKHDPERTRAFLETHGARLKPFARKEAGKYL; translated from the coding sequence ATGACGCCGGAGGCGGCCCTCGACGAGATCCGCGCCAAGGCCGATCCGGAACGGGCGGCGGGTGCTGTCGCCTATCACAAGGCGCCCCGCGTCTATCTAGGCGTGTCGGTCCCCGAGATCACCGACCTCGCGAAGACATGGCGCGCGGGGCTCGACGTGCCGGGCCGCGTCGCCCTCGCCGATACGCTCTGGCAGACCGACATTCACGAGGCCCGCATCGCCGCCGCCAAGCTCCTGACCCAGGCGCGGATCCGCGACGATGAAGGGGTCTGGGCGCTCATCGCCTCCTGGGTGCCGGATTTCGACGGCTGGGCGATTGCCGACCATGCCTGCGACGCGGGCGGACGCCGTCTTGTCGCCGATCCGTCGCGCCTCGACGAGGTCGAGGGCTGGACCACCTCGCCCGACATGTGGGTCCGCCGCGCCGCGCTCGTCATCACGCTGCCTTGGACCAAGCAGAACCACCCGACGCCCCAGGACCTCGCCATTCGCGACCGGGTGCTCGGCTGGGCCGCCGGCTACGCGGACGATCGAAACTGGTTCATCCAGAAGGCCATCGCCTGGTGGCTGCGCGACCTTTCGAAACACGACCCCGAGCGGACCCGCGCCTTCCTCGAAACCCACGGCGCGCGCCTCAAACCCTTCGCACGCAAGGAAGCCGGCAAATACCTCTGA
- the glmS gene encoding glutamine--fructose-6-phosphate transaminase (isomerizing), with amino-acid sequence MCGIVGVLGHHEVAPILVEALKRLEYRGYDSAGIATVNNGRLDRRRAVGKLVNLSDLLVHDPLPGKVGIGHTRWATHGAATVVNAHPHRSGPVAVVHNGIIENFRDLRAEMTAAGMSCETETDTETVVMLTRHFMDRGMAPREAAVATLRRLEGAFALLFLFDGEEDLMIAARKGSPLAIGHGDGEMFVGSDAIALAPMTDRITYLEEGDYAFVTREGAEIHDLEGRRANREVARIQLDQTRIEKAGYKHFMAKEIAEQPVVLADAIKHYTTGGTINLPEGLDFSLLDRVTIVACGTAYYAGLTAKYWFESLAGLPCEVDIASEFRYREPPMPAKSYAIFVSQSGETADTLAALRYAADKVEKVVSVVNVPTSSIARESDVSLPILAGVEVGVASTKAFTCQLAVLLLLALKAGRDRGRIDDAALAGHLAAFATLPGLMNQTLSREPGIARMAASLAEAQDVLFLGRGAMFPLALEGALKLKEISYIHAEGYASGELKHGPIALIDKTVPVVVFAPRDGLFDKTVSNMQEVMARHGKVLLVTDGQGAKEAGEGTWSVLTMPDIPVLLAPILYALPAQLLAYHAAVAKGTDVDQPRNLAKSVTVE; translated from the coding sequence ATGTGCGGTATTGTCGGGGTGCTCGGGCACCATGAAGTGGCCCCCATCCTCGTGGAAGCCCTGAAGCGGCTGGAATATCGCGGCTACGATTCCGCCGGGATCGCGACCGTGAACAACGGCCGGCTCGACCGCCGCAGGGCAGTCGGCAAGCTCGTCAACCTCTCCGACCTTCTTGTGCACGATCCCCTGCCCGGCAAGGTCGGGATCGGCCATACCCGCTGGGCCACACACGGCGCCGCCACGGTGGTGAACGCCCATCCCCACCGCTCCGGTCCGGTCGCGGTCGTCCATAACGGCATCATCGAGAACTTCCGCGACCTCCGCGCCGAGATGACCGCCGCAGGCATGTCCTGCGAGACCGAGACCGACACCGAAACCGTCGTGATGCTGACCCGCCACTTCATGGACCGGGGCATGGCGCCGCGCGAGGCGGCCGTGGCCACGCTCCGCCGCCTCGAAGGCGCCTTCGCGCTCCTCTTCCTCTTCGACGGCGAGGAGGACCTGATGATCGCCGCCCGCAAGGGCTCGCCCCTCGCCATCGGTCATGGTGACGGCGAGATGTTCGTGGGCTCCGACGCCATTGCCCTCGCCCCGATGACCGACCGGATCACCTATCTCGAAGAGGGCGACTATGCCTTCGTCACCCGCGAGGGCGCGGAGATCCACGATCTTGAAGGCCGCCGTGCCAACCGGGAGGTCGCGCGCATCCAGCTTGACCAGACCCGGATCGAGAAGGCCGGCTACAAGCATTTCATGGCCAAGGAGATCGCCGAACAGCCGGTCGTCCTTGCGGACGCAATCAAGCATTACACAACCGGCGGTACGATCAACCTTCCCGAAGGCCTGGACTTCTCGCTCCTCGACCGGGTGACGATCGTGGCCTGTGGCACCGCTTACTACGCCGGCCTGACCGCGAAATACTGGTTCGAAAGCCTCGCCGGCCTGCCCTGCGAGGTCGATATCGCCAGCGAGTTCCGCTACCGCGAACCGCCGATGCCGGCGAAGTCCTATGCGATCTTCGTCAGCCAGTCCGGCGAGACGGCCGATACGCTCGCCGCCCTGCGCTATGCCGCCGACAAGGTGGAAAAGGTCGTCTCGGTGGTGAACGTGCCCACCTCGTCCATCGCGCGCGAAAGCGACGTGTCGCTGCCGATCCTCGCCGGGGTCGAGGTCGGGGTCGCCTCAACCAAGGCCTTCACCTGCCAGCTCGCCGTCCTCCTCCTCCTCGCGCTGAAGGCCGGCCGTGACCGCGGCCGGATCGACGACGCGGCCCTCGCCGGGCATCTCGCCGCTTTCGCGACCCTGCCGGGCCTGATGAACCAGACCCTCTCGCGGGAACCGGGCATTGCCAGGATGGCCGCGTCCCTGGCCGAGGCGCAGGACGTGCTCTTCCTCGGTCGCGGCGCTATGTTCCCTCTCGCCCTTGAAGGCGCTCTTAAACTCAAGGAAATCAGCTATATACACGCCGAAGGTTATGCGTCCGGAGAACTGAAGCACGGCCCCATCGCGCTGATCGACAAGACCGTCCCGGTCGTCGTCTTCGCCCCCCGCGACGGGCTGTTCGACAAGACCGTCTCGAACATGCAGGAGGTGATGGCGCGGCATGGCAAGGTCCTGCTCGTCACCGACGGACAGGGCGCGAAGGAGGCCGGCGAAGGCACCTGGTCGGTGCTGACGATGCCCGACATCCCGGTCCTCCTCGCACCGATCCTCTACGCGCTGCCGGCGCAACTTCTCGCCTATCACGCGGCCGTGGCGAAGGGGACGGATGTCGACCAGCCGCGCAACCTCGCCAAGTCCGTGACGGTCGAATGA
- the glmU gene encoding bifunctional UDP-N-acetylglucosamine diphosphorylase/glucosamine-1-phosphate N-acetyltransferase GlmU has product MATALIILAAGQGTRMNSDLPKVLHPLGAAPLLHHAMRAGAALEPERTIVVVGHGGDRVRKAALAYDETAEIVVQDEQLGTGHAVAQALPLLAGFDGRVVVLFGDTPFIRAETLEKLAASTADVTVLGFHNHDRPQRYGRLVVENGELTRIVEFKDATPAEREITLINSGVVACDAGILSDLVAGLTNDNAAGEYYLTGIVAIARARGLSTAAETCPEEETLGIDTRASLAAAEVIFQTRARAEAQENGVTLTAPETVFFALDTVIGRDTVIAPNVVFGPGVTVESEAEILAFCHLEGCHISRGARVGPFARLRPGAELAEDVHVGNFVEIKNAILDEGVKVGHLTYLGDAHVGEHTNIGAGTVTCNYDGVMKHRTEIGARAFIGSDTMLVAPVKIGAGALTGSGSVITEDVPDDAVALGRAQQVVKPGLAKKLFEKLNSSKAKRQKEAE; this is encoded by the coding sequence ATGGCCACAGCGCTCATCATTCTCGCCGCCGGACAGGGGACGCGGATGAATTCCGACCTCCCCAAGGTCCTGCACCCGCTTGGAGCGGCGCCGCTTCTGCACCACGCCATGCGCGCGGGCGCGGCCCTGGAGCCGGAGCGGACGATCGTCGTCGTCGGTCACGGCGGCGACCGGGTGCGCAAGGCCGCGCTCGCCTATGACGAGACCGCCGAGATCGTCGTGCAGGACGAACAGCTTGGCACCGGCCACGCCGTGGCACAGGCGCTGCCGCTGCTCGCGGGCTTTGACGGCCGGGTCGTCGTGCTGTTCGGCGACACGCCCTTCATCCGGGCCGAGACGCTGGAGAAACTCGCGGCATCGACCGCCGATGTCACGGTGCTCGGCTTTCATAATCACGACCGGCCGCAGCGCTACGGCAGGCTTGTCGTCGAAAACGGCGAACTGACGCGCATCGTCGAGTTCAAGGACGCGACGCCGGCCGAACGCGAGATCACGCTGATCAACAGCGGCGTCGTTGCCTGCGACGCCGGTATCCTCTCCGACCTCGTCGCGGGGCTGACGAACGACAACGCCGCGGGCGAATACTACCTTACCGGCATCGTCGCCATTGCCCGTGCACGCGGGCTGTCCACCGCCGCCGAGACCTGCCCGGAGGAAGAGACGCTCGGCATCGACACCCGCGCCAGCCTTGCCGCCGCCGAGGTGATCTTCCAAACCCGTGCCCGCGCCGAGGCGCAGGAGAACGGCGTCACCCTCACCGCGCCCGAGACGGTGTTCTTCGCCCTCGACACCGTGATCGGCCGCGATACCGTGATCGCGCCGAACGTCGTCTTCGGCCCCGGCGTCACCGTCGAATCCGAAGCCGAGATCCTCGCCTTCTGCCATCTCGAAGGCTGCCACATCTCGCGCGGCGCCCGCGTCGGCCCCTTCGCCCGGCTCCGCCCCGGCGCCGAACTGGCCGAAGACGTCCATGTCGGCAATTTCGTCGAGATCAAGAACGCCATTCTCGACGAGGGCGTGAAGGTCGGCCACCTCACCTATCTCGGCGACGCCCATGTCGGCGAGCACACCAATATCGGCGCCGGCACCGTGACCTGCAACTACGACGGCGTGATGAAGCACCGCACCGAGATCGGCGCGCGGGCCTTCATCGGTTCCGACACGATGCTGGTGGCCCCGGTCAAGATCGGCGCCGGCGCCCTCACCGGATCGGGCTCGGTGATCACCGAGGACGTGCCCGACGACGCCGTGGCGCTCGGCCGTGCGCAGCAGGTCGTGAAGCCGGGGCTCGCGAAGAAATTGTTCGAAAAGTTAAATTCTTCGAAGGCAAAACGGCAGAAAGAGGCAGAATAA
- a CDS encoding HAD-IA family hydrolase — translation MRTVIFDLDGTLADTSADLIAAANACFRGLGTGDLLDPVGDALTAFHGGRAMLRLGLSRLGGGSEDDVDREYPKFLAIYETGIDRETRLYPGAVDAVRALRGAGFATGICTNKPERLAEILMTRLGVRDLFGSLVGADTLPVRKPDPAPYRLSVERAGGSVARSMLIGDTETDRKTAAAAGVPVALVTFGPEGQGVARLSPEALLDRFDALPALAAELLDTSA, via the coding sequence ATGCGCACGGTAATCTTCGATCTCGACGGAACGCTGGCCGACACCTCGGCCGACCTGATCGCCGCCGCGAATGCCTGTTTCCGGGGGCTCGGCACCGGCGACCTTCTCGATCCGGTTGGTGACGCGCTGACGGCGTTTCATGGCGGTCGGGCGATGCTTCGGCTCGGTCTTTCGCGGCTTGGCGGCGGTTCCGAGGACGATGTTGACCGGGAGTATCCGAAGTTCCTCGCGATCTACGAGACCGGCATCGACCGTGAGACGCGGCTTTATCCCGGTGCCGTCGACGCGGTGCGCGCCTTGCGTGGGGCGGGTTTCGCCACCGGCATCTGCACCAACAAACCCGAGCGGCTGGCCGAGATCCTGATGACCCGGCTCGGGGTGCGCGACCTTTTCGGATCGCTCGTCGGCGCCGACACGCTGCCGGTCCGAAAGCCCGATCCCGCGCCCTATCGCCTGTCGGTGGAACGCGCTGGCGGGTCGGTGGCGCGCTCCATGCTCATCGGCGATACCGAGACCGACCGCAAGACGGCAGCCGCTGCCGGGGTTCCGGTCGCGCTGGTCACCTTTGGCCCCGAAGGGCAGGGTGTCGCGCGGCTCTCGCCGGAGGCGCTCCTCGACCGTTTCGACGCCTTGCCGGCGCTCGCGGCGGAGTTGCTGGACACCTCGGCATGA
- a CDS encoding DegT/DnrJ/EryC1/StrS family aminotransferase, translated as MSERFTGSFTQQEPIPEAGIEAALRVLRHGRLHRYNTTPGEAAEAALFEEEFAEFTGAKYCLAVASGGYALGCVLRALCIGPGDRVLTNAFTLAPVPGAIAAVGAVPVFVETTEGLTIDIDDLAGKAAGAKALLLSHMRGHICDMDRLMAVCDAAGLKVVEDCAHTMGAAWNGVPSGRHGIAGCYSTQTYKHMNSGEGGLIVSDDADLMARATILSGSYMLYDRHRAAPPAEAFERVKYVTPNVSGRMDNLRAAILRPQLADLPRQCARWNALYRVLEAGLAGTPGLRLIARPVAEAYVASSFQFLLPDWPAGKVRALLSRAAARGVELKWFGADEPTGFTSRHDSWRYAPSQNLPQTDRVLAGLIDMRLPLTFSEADIALIARILREEVSAVFQSDAEAADIPAAD; from the coding sequence ATGAGCGAGCGGTTCACCGGCAGTTTCACCCAGCAGGAACCCATCCCCGAGGCCGGGATCGAGGCCGCGTTGCGGGTGCTGCGCCACGGCCGGCTGCATCGCTACAACACAACGCCCGGAGAGGCGGCCGAGGCGGCGCTCTTCGAAGAGGAATTCGCGGAGTTCACCGGGGCGAAATACTGCCTTGCCGTCGCCTCGGGCGGCTATGCGCTCGGCTGCGTGCTCAGGGCGCTCTGCATCGGGCCCGGCGACCGCGTCCTGACCAATGCCTTCACCCTGGCGCCGGTGCCGGGCGCCATCGCCGCCGTCGGAGCGGTGCCGGTCTTCGTCGAGACGACGGAGGGGCTGACCATCGACATCGACGACCTCGCCGGGAAGGCGGCGGGGGCGAAGGCGCTCCTCCTCAGCCACATGCGCGGGCATATCTGCGACATGGACCGGCTCATGGCGGTCTGCGACGCGGCCGGTCTGAAGGTGGTCGAGGACTGCGCCCATACGATGGGGGCGGCGTGGAATGGCGTGCCCTCGGGGCGGCACGGCATCGCGGGATGCTACTCGACGCAGACCTACAAGCACATGAATTCCGGCGAGGGCGGGCTGATCGTGTCGGACGACGCCGACCTGATGGCGCGGGCGACGATCCTCTCGGGCAGCTACATGCTTTACGACCGCCACCGCGCGGCGCCCCCGGCCGAGGCGTTCGAGCGGGTGAAATACGTCACCCCCAACGTCTCCGGACGGATGGACAACCTCCGCGCCGCGATCCTGCGCCCGCAACTCGCCGACCTGCCACGGCAATGCGCGCGCTGGAACGCGCTCTACCGCGTGCTGGAGGCGGGCCTCGCCGGCACGCCCGGCCTGCGGCTCATCGCGCGGCCGGTGGCGGAGGCGTATGTCGCCTCCTCGTTCCAGTTCCTGCTGCCGGACTGGCCCGCCGGAAAGGTCCGCGCGCTCCTGTCGCGCGCCGCGGCCCGCGGCGTGGAACTCAAATGGTTCGGCGCCGACGAGCCCACGGGTTTCACCTCGCGCCACGATTCCTGGCGCTACGCGCCGTCCCAGAACCTGCCGCAGACCGACCGCGTTCTTGCCGGACTGATCGACATGCGCCTGCCGCTGACCTTCAGCGAAGCGGATATAGCGCTTATCGCGCGCATCCTGCGCGAGGAGGTCTCAGCCGTGTTCCAGAGCGATGCCGAAGCCGCCGACATCCCGGCGGCGGACTGA
- a CDS encoding CreA family protein yields MRARLSLAALATVTALPALAEVVGKVGVDWVGNDIYVEAIPDPKVDGVTCHIAYFDRSVIDRLSQGNWFEDPSYSALDCRQTGPITIGAIDRGKDGETIFSEGTSLVFKSLRVTRIFDAKNNTLIYLAHASELTQGSGKMSLSTVPLYDAAK; encoded by the coding sequence ATGCGCGCCCGCCTCTCCCTCGCCGCCCTCGCGACCGTCACGGCCCTTCCTGCCCTCGCCGAGGTCGTCGGCAAGGTCGGCGTCGACTGGGTCGGCAACGACATCTATGTCGAGGCGATCCCGGACCCGAAGGTGGACGGCGTGACCTGCCACATCGCCTATTTCGACCGCTCGGTGATCGACCGCCTCAGCCAGGGCAACTGGTTCGAGGATCCGTCCTATTCCGCGCTCGACTGCCGCCAGACCGGACCGATCACGATCGGGGCCATCGACCGGGGCAAGGATGGCGAGACGATCTTTTCCGAAGGCACCTCGCTCGTCTTCAAGTCGCTTCGGGTGACGCGGATCTTCGATGCGAAGAACAACACGCTGATCTACCTCGCCCATGCGTCGGAACTGACGCAGGGATCGGGGAAGATGTCGCTCTCGACCGTGCCGCTTTACGACGCCGCGAAGTAA